The Miscanthus floridulus cultivar M001 chromosome 7, ASM1932011v1, whole genome shotgun sequence genome includes a region encoding these proteins:
- the LOC136466946 gene encoding protein NONRESPONDING TO OXYLIPINS 2, mitochondrial-like isoform X2 has translation MASRLRSLTRPAAAAFLRSAATRSPAASLPRTLAPVPMASALGRRMALARSLQPLHSAVSAARLTSRLGPEVARAVSQETGLSVPR, from the exons ATGGCGTCGCGCCTCCGCTCCTTaacccgccccgccgccgccgccttcctccGCTCTGCTGCCACCCGGAGCCCCGCCGCTTCCCTCCCTCGCACCCTCGCTCCTGTCCCCAT GGCTTCGGCCTTAGGGCGGCGGATGGCTCTGGCGCGGTCATTGCAACCGCTGCACAGCGCTGTCTCGGCGGCACGGCTGACGTCGCGGCTGGGGCCGGAGGTGGCCCGGGCCGTGTCGCAGG AGACAGGTCTCAGTGTCCCTCGATAA
- the LOC136466946 gene encoding protein NONRESPONDING TO OXYLIPINS 2, mitochondrial-like isoform X1, which yields MASRLRSLTRPAAAAFLRSAATRSPAASLPRTLAPVPMASALGRRMALARSLQPLHSAVSAARLTSRLGPEVARAVSQGTLCSSYPGV from the exons ATGGCGTCGCGCCTCCGCTCCTTaacccgccccgccgccgccgccttcctccGCTCTGCTGCCACCCGGAGCCCCGCCGCTTCCCTCCCTCGCACCCTCGCTCCTGTCCCCAT GGCTTCGGCCTTAGGGCGGCGGATGGCTCTGGCGCGGTCATTGCAACCGCTGCACAGCGCTGTCTCGGCGGCACGGCTGACGTCGCGGCTGGGGCCGGAGGTGGCCCGGGCCGTGTCGCAGGGTACGCTCTGCAGCTCCTACCCGGGAGTCTGA
- the LOC136466945 gene encoding protein phosphatase 1 regulatory inhibitor subunit PPP1R7 homolog — protein sequence MASGEGVVNQLSGAAGGEAEAKMETDGEREGPVPYLDLTSYQLHDLSEVEIPPTLEEIDLTANRLSSVDPRIDQLPRLSKLSFRQNLLDDGAVAPLSSWETIAGLQELILRDNKLTRIPDAGIFKGLLVFDVSFNEISSLTGLSKVSSKLKELYVSKNEVAKMEELEHFHALEILELGSNRLRVMENLETLTNLQELWLGRNRIRAVNLCGLKLIKKISLQSNRLTSMDGFQECTALEELYLSHNGIQKMEGLSTLQNLRILDVSSNKLTTIENIETLTRLEDLWLNDNQIPSLDGIEAALAGSREKLTTIYLERDPCAKTPDYSSTLKKIFPNLEQIDSDIIA from the exons ATGGCCTCCGGCGAAGGTGTAGTTAATCAGCTGTCCGGGGCGGCTGGCGGCGAGGCGGAGGCCAAGATGGAGACGGACGGGGAGCGGGAGGGGCCGGTGCCGTACCTCGACCTGACGAGCTACCAGCTGCACGATCTGAGCGAGGTGGAGATCCCGCCCACGCTGGAGGAGATCGACCTCACCGCCAACCGCCTCTCTTCCGTCGACCCACGCATCGACCAACTCCCCCGTCTCAGCAAGCTCTCCTTCCGCCAGAACCTCCTGGACGACGGCGCCGTCGCGCCGCTCTCGTCCTGGGAGACTATCGCCGGATTGCAG GAGTTGATCCTTAGAGATAACAAACTTACAAGGATTCCTGATGCTGGCATATTCAAGGGTCTTCTGGTGTTCGATGTATCTTTCAATGAGATATCTTCCTTGACTGGTCTGTCTAAGGTTTCCAGCAAATTGAAGGAACTTTATGTTTCAAAAAATGAAGTGGCAAAGATGGAAGAGCTTGAGCATTTCCATGCGCTGGAAATTCTTGAacttggtagcaacagattacgg GTAATGGAAAATCTTGAAACCTTGACAAATCTACAAGAACTGTGGTTGGGAAGAAATCGAATTCGAGCTGTCAACTTGTGTGGTTTGAAGCTAATTAAGAAAATAAGTTTGCAAAGTAACAGACTGACTTCAATGGATGGGTTTCAG GAATGTACTGCATTAGAGGAGCTGTACCTCAGCCATAATGGAATTCAAAAGATGGAAGGCCTCTCTACCTTGCAGAACCTCCGAATTTTGGATGTTTCATCTAACAAGCTAACTACTATAGAAAATATTGAAACCTTAACCAG GCTGGAGGACCTGTGGTTGAATGACAACCAAATACCATCCCTAGATGGGATAGAGGCTGCTTTGGCTGGTTCGCGGGAGAAGTTGACGACAATATATCTTGAGCGAGATCCCTGT GCAAAAACTCCAGATTACTCATCGACATTGAAGAAAATATTTCCAAATCTCGAGCAAATCGATTCAGATATCATAGCATGA